The proteins below are encoded in one region of Rana temporaria chromosome 2, aRanTem1.1, whole genome shotgun sequence:
- the LOC120927688 gene encoding LOW QUALITY PROTEIN: transcription initiation factor TFIID subunit 13-like (The sequence of the model RefSeq protein was modified relative to this genomic sequence to represent the inferred CDS: inserted 1 base in 1 codon), with product MADEDEDQTFEEESEETAGGAEGGLGRRKRLFAKELRCMMYGFGDDQNPYTESVDILEDLVIEFLTEMTHKAMSXRQGRFQVEDIVFLIRKDPQKFARVKDLLTMNEELKRARKAFDEANYGS from the exons ATGGCGGATGAGGATGAAGATCAGACGTTTGAGGAGGAGAGCGAGGAAACGGCAGGAGGAGCGGAGGGAGGACTCGGCAGGAGGAAGAGGCTCTTCGCTAAGGAGTTGCGCTGTATGATGTATGGATTCGGAGACGATCAGAACCCGTATACAGAGTCTGTGGATATTCTGGAGGATCTGGTGATAGAATTCCTCACTGAAATGACACACAAGGCCATGT AGCGCCAGGGGAGGTTCCAGGTGGAGGACATTGTGTTTCTGATCCGGAAGGACCCGCAGAAGTTCGCCAGAGTGAAGGATCTGCTCACCATGAATGAAGAACTGAAACGCGCTAGAAAAGCGTTCGATGAGGCCAACTACGGTTCCTGA